Proteins from a single region of bacterium:
- a CDS encoding response regulator, with protein sequence MPQKNILVVEDNPVHSRMIVTVLKSEGYNAETVFTAKDAKETIDRIVKGEKKFDLITLDLILPAEKVGEEGVEVSEKYGYEIGRLLKENEVTKTIPIIGITILGYKEKHKKKLQEIGVDHCIEKPFDVNDLKDTVRLILEKS encoded by the coding sequence ATGCCACAAAAAAATATCTTAGTGGTGGAAGATAATCCTGTTCATTCAAGAATGATCGTGACTGTTTTAAAAAGCGAAGGTTATAATGCTGAAACAGTATTTACTGCTAAAGATGCTAAAGAGACTATTGATAGGATAGTGAAGGGAGAGAAAAAGTTTGACTTGATCACTCTGGATCTTATATTACCTGCAGAAAAAGTTGGTGAGGAAGGAGTTGAGGTAAGTGAGAAGTATGGGTATGAAATTGGTCGGCTTCTTAAAGAAAATGAGGTAACTAAAACTATTCCTATTATTGGAATTACAATTTTAGGATATAAGGAAAAGCATAAGAAAAAACTTCAAGAAATAGGAGTTGACCATTGCATTGAAAAACCTTTTGATGTCAATGATTTAAAAGATACAGTAAGGTTAATTTTAGAAAAAAGTTAA